In Methanomassiliicoccales archaeon, one DNA window encodes the following:
- a CDS encoding nucleotidyltransferase domain-containing protein: protein MLERLLTSKARVKLLTLFLMNPERGFHIREVARLTELNINAVRRELANLEAIGLLTSKPAANTKVYSVDQKMPILQELTSIILKTEGVTRMLKENLAEIGYIESAFVYGSFAKNEAKLTSDVDLFIIGSVDEEKLIGVIHMAEEQTSREINYVAFTQEEFEERRRKEDPFVTNVLREPKIMLIGSAP from the coding sequence ATGCTTGAACGGTTGCTCACTTCGAAGGCTCGCGTCAAGCTCCTCACGCTGTTCCTAATGAACCCCGAGCGAGGATTCCACATCAGGGAGGTGGCCCGGCTCACCGAACTGAACATCAACGCAGTCCGCAGGGAGCTCGCCAACCTTGAGGCCATAGGACTACTGACGAGCAAGCCTGCAGCTAATACGAAGGTCTATTCCGTAGACCAAAAGATGCCGATTCTCCAAGAGCTGACATCGATCATATTGAAGACCGAGGGCGTGACACGGATGTTGAAGGAGAACCTGGCTGAGATCGGTTACATCGAGAGCGCTTTCGTCTATGGCTCGTTCGCAAAGAACGAAGCGAAACTGACCAGTGACGTCGACCTTTTCATCATCGGCTCGGTCGATGAGGAGAAGCTGATAGGGGTAATCCACATGGCAGAGGAGCAGACCTCTAGAGAGATCAATTACGTCGCATTCACGCAAGAAGAATTCGAGGAACGCAGGCGCAAGGAAGACCCGTTCGTAACCAACGTCCTTAGGGAGCCGAAAATCATGCTGATCGGGAGCGCTCCATGA
- a CDS encoding leucine-rich repeat domain-containing protein, whose translation MASGNVSAADAHLDQDGWEWHYDDASLAILTGVVWVSGSTEINIPTSLDGGTTALTTIAANCFNDTQGHTITKVLSMPSTVASIGINGFYSCTSLTSVVIPSSVTSIGNGTFSSCTSLTSITFYGLVAPTTVGADWILGTDTGIRGHAYAASNFPAPGGVWNGLTMGLGTLASFTMTGYPASCVAGTAWTTTANDVIVTAYDAYSNIKTDYTGQVYFTSTDGAAVLPFTSVSKYTFVGGDNGQHTFLGTGFTLKTTASQTITITNGTISQTSAAITVTPAAIDHYHVASGLSQVAGVGWSGTATAHDAFNNTVSLQQHRHHRQLHRRHHDQHRRCGVLYHQRLRHSRQHLHPVRRRRHLLREGQHDPDHHPDRHLGRREDRQHRQHRDRLSGHRPLSRRLRPLAGSGGRLVRHRHRP comes from the coding sequence ATGGCGAGCGGGAACGTCTCAGCCGCCGACGCTCATCTAGACCAAGACGGGTGGGAGTGGCACTATGATGACGCTTCTCTTGCGATACTTACTGGAGTAGTTTGGGTGAGTGGAAGCACAGAAATAAACATACCTACTAGCTTGGATGGTGGAACAACTGCACTTACAACAATTGCCGCGAATTGTTTCAATGATACTCAGGGGCATACTATTACCAAAGTTCTCTCGATGCCTAGCACAGTCGCGTCCATCGGAATTAATGGGTTCTATTCTTGCACCTCCCTGACCTCCGTGGTCATCCCCAGCAGCGTCACGTCCATCGGGAACGGGACGTTCTCCTCCTGCACCTCCCTGACCTCAATAACATTCTATGGACTCGTTGCACCGACCACCGTTGGTGCGGATTGGATCCTAGGCACAGACACCGGAATAAGAGGCCACGCCTACGCCGCCTCGAACTTCCCCGCCCCAGGGGGAGTTTGGAACGGATTGACGATGGGCCTAGGCACCCTGGCTAGCTTCACCATGACCGGATACCCGGCATCCTGCGTCGCCGGGACCGCCTGGACCACCACGGCCAATGATGTGATCGTCACCGCCTACGATGCCTACAGCAACATCAAGACCGACTACACCGGCCAGGTCTACTTCACCTCCACGGACGGAGCCGCGGTGCTTCCGTTCACCTCCGTATCCAAGTACACCTTCGTCGGGGGCGACAACGGTCAGCACACCTTCCTCGGGACCGGGTTCACCCTGAAGACCACCGCAAGCCAGACCATCACCATAACCAATGGCACGATATCACAGACGAGCGCTGCGATTACCGTCACCCCAGCGGCCATCGACCACTATCACGTCGCCTCCGGCCTCTCGCAGGTAGCGGGGGTAGGCTGGTCCGGCACCGCCACCGCCCATGATGCCTTCAACAACACCGTCAGCCTTCAACAACACCGTCACCACCGACAGCTCCACCGTCGTCACCATGACCAGCACCGGCGCTGCGGTGTTCTATACCACCAGCGGCTACGTCACTCCAGGCAACACCTACACCCTGTCCGCAGGCGTCGCCACCTTCTACGTGAAGGACAACACGACCCAGACCATCACCCTGACCGCCACCTCGGCCGGAGGGAAGACCGGCAGCATCGGCAGCATCGTGATCGGCTCAGCGGCCATCGACCACTATCACGTCGCCTCCGGCCTCTCGCAGGTAGCGGGGGTAGGCTGGTCCGGCACCGCCACCGCCCATGA
- a CDS encoding ABC transporter ATP-binding protein, protein MQRKAIICCTSHSKAFMIETQDLTRTFDGLLAVDKISLSIRDGEAFAFLGPNGAGKTTTVRMLCCLIAASSGKAFIGGLDISDKKDQVKIRSKIGLLPETPGLYESLGAHRNIEFFAKLYGVPASEREERIRSLLKTLNLWERRNEPVGKFSKGMKQKVAIARALVHHPDYLFLDEPTAALDPESAKTVREFLIELKREGVTLFLNTHNLDEAQRVSDRIGVLKTKLLAVGSPDELASRYFGRTSLVQLSELRPEHVAIIRSLPYVQDVRTSNGSILIDLDDPKRRNPEIVSLLAEQGAKIEKVEEVKHGLEDIYLKLVGGG, encoded by the coding sequence ATGCAGCGCAAAGCTATAATCTGCTGCACTTCCCATTCCAAGGCGTTCATGATCGAGACCCAGGACCTCACGCGCACGTTCGACGGATTGCTGGCAGTTGACAAGATATCGCTCAGCATTCGCGACGGCGAAGCTTTCGCCTTCCTCGGTCCGAATGGGGCCGGCAAGACCACCACCGTGAGGATGCTCTGCTGCCTGATCGCCGCCTCCTCCGGCAAAGCGTTCATAGGCGGCCTGGACATCTCGGACAAGAAGGACCAGGTCAAGATCCGCAGCAAGATCGGGCTGTTGCCGGAGACCCCCGGCCTCTACGAGTCGCTGGGAGCGCATCGCAACATCGAGTTCTTCGCCAAGCTTTACGGCGTTCCTGCCTCCGAGAGAGAGGAGCGCATCCGATCGCTGCTCAAGACCCTCAACCTCTGGGAGCGGAGGAACGAGCCGGTGGGCAAGTTCTCCAAGGGCATGAAGCAGAAAGTAGCCATCGCTCGAGCGCTCGTGCACCATCCTGACTATCTGTTCTTGGACGAGCCGACCGCCGCTCTGGACCCGGAGAGCGCTAAGACCGTGCGCGAGTTCCTGATCGAGCTGAAGAGAGAGGGCGTGACCCTTTTCCTCAACACTCATAACCTCGACGAAGCGCAAAGGGTCTCCGACCGGATCGGAGTGCTGAAGACCAAACTGCTGGCAGTGGGATCGCCGGACGAGCTCGCATCCCGTTACTTCGGCCGAACATCGTTGGTGCAGCTGAGCGAGCTCCGGCCCGAGCATGTCGCCATCATCCGCTCCCTGCCATACGTCCAGGACGTCCGGACGAGCAACGGCAGCATCCTCATCGACCTGGACGACCCGAAGAGACGGAATCCGGAGATCGTCTCCCTCCTGGCCGAACAAGGAGCAAAGATCGAAAAGGTGGAGGAAGTAAAGCACGGCCTGGAGGATATCTATCTGAAGCTCGTGGGAGGGGGCTAG
- a CDS encoding ABC transporter permease subunit — protein sequence MRFEKAWIIVRKEFSEFRRNKYILYSLVLMPIIMAVVLPIVYLVPTASFATPPADHPLDLKIHIAAETEHIEFNNTSFANIRFVHCDLRDCITFRCEFQECNLTYVVVRDSNLTSVTVKSSSVLHCNIWTSIVISSNTQGSLFLGQESQSEYFLKILINSLLMFFILIPSIIPTVIASYSFVGEKLNRSLEPLLATPTTDLELLLGKTLAIFIPATLVTWLSLVPTIIIVDVVTSPILGYNILPNYVWLVGVFLVAPLVCILSVLFNVIVSAKVSDVRTSQQIGSIVILPIIAFFMIGLAGFITLNLENMALFGLAVLCLDALVFVLATRAFEREKILVNWK from the coding sequence ATGCGCTTCGAGAAGGCCTGGATCATCGTGCGCAAGGAGTTCTCCGAGTTCCGCCGGAACAAGTACATCCTTTACTCGCTGGTGCTCATGCCGATCATCATGGCGGTCGTCCTGCCGATCGTTTATCTCGTGCCCACCGCCTCCTTCGCCACGCCCCCCGCTGACCATCCGTTGGATCTGAAGATACACATCGCGGCGGAAACGGAGCACATCGAGTTCAACAACACCTCGTTCGCGAACATTCGCTTCGTGCATTGCGATCTGCGGGATTGTATTACGTTCCGCTGCGAGTTCCAGGAGTGCAATCTGACCTACGTGGTGGTCAGGGATTCCAATCTAACCTCGGTCACGGTGAAAAGCTCGAGCGTGCTGCACTGCAACATCTGGACCAGTATCGTGATCAGCTCCAACACCCAAGGCTCGCTGTTCCTCGGGCAGGAGAGCCAGTCCGAATACTTTCTCAAGATCCTGATCAACTCTCTGCTCATGTTCTTCATTCTCATTCCGAGCATCATTCCCACGGTCATCGCATCCTACTCCTTCGTAGGGGAGAAGCTGAACCGATCCCTGGAGCCGCTGCTAGCCACGCCCACCACCGATCTGGAGCTGCTGCTCGGGAAGACATTGGCGATATTCATCCCGGCCACGCTAGTTACTTGGTTGTCGCTCGTGCCGACGATAATCATCGTGGATGTGGTCACAAGCCCGATACTGGGCTACAACATTCTGCCCAACTATGTCTGGCTGGTGGGAGTGTTCCTGGTCGCTCCGTTGGTATGCATTCTGAGTGTGCTATTCAACGTCATCGTCTCGGCCAAGGTATCGGACGTTCGAACGTCGCAGCAGATCGGTTCGATCGTCATCCTGCCGATCATAGCCTTCTTCATGATTGGATTGGCAGGCTTCATCACCCTGAACCTGGAGAACATGGCGCTCTTCGGGCTGGCGGTGCTCTGCCTGGATGCTTTGGTGTTCGTCCTGGCCACGCGCGCCTTCGAGAGGGAGAAGATACTGGTGAATTGGAAGTGA
- a CDS encoding GNAT family N-acetyltransferase: MGSLSELQLSSPSCRETSGAFEAQAKVAPEALRLRNVRDYRERYILHILQMQAIECDPGFPLFDRSLQKAKIAWTDTNGLPEPVGYYLYSEGHPMRHPSALGTVWYPLTINQVFVRKEHRRKGVATAMMRDFISYSRMSSIWVESPKKETQALLRKLGYEETEHPYQMWEMREGLSCWEGYAPNRKRASELTVHAATKSKKKREWVWSGEEGIGLSEFR; encoded by the coding sequence ATGGGGTCTCTGAGCGAGCTTCAGCTATCTTCTCCCTCATGCCGAGAGACGTCTGGCGCGTTCGAAGCGCAGGCTAAGGTCGCACCGGAAGCGCTCCGACTGCGCAACGTCCGCGATTATAGAGAGCGCTACATCCTGCACATATTGCAGATGCAGGCCATCGAATGCGATCCGGGCTTTCCTCTGTTCGACAGATCCCTGCAAAAAGCCAAGATCGCCTGGACCGATACGAACGGCCTTCCTGAGCCGGTCGGATACTACCTCTATTCTGAGGGACATCCGATGCGTCATCCTTCTGCCCTAGGCACTGTCTGGTATCCGCTCACCATCAACCAGGTGTTCGTCAGGAAAGAGCATAGGCGCAAAGGGGTGGCGACGGCAATGATGCGCGATTTCATCTCATATTCGAGGATGTCATCCATCTGGGTCGAGAGCCCCAAGAAAGAAACGCAGGCGCTGCTGCGCAAGCTCGGCTACGAGGAGACGGAGCATCCATACCAGATGTGGGAGATGCGTGAGGGCCTTTCATGCTGGGAGGGATATGCTCCGAACAGAAAGCGAGCTTCGGAGCTCACGGTGCACGCTGCCACCAAGTCCAAGAAGAAGAGGGAGTGGGTCTGGTCCGGCGAGGAAGGCATTGGGCTGTCGGAGTTCCGCTGA
- a CDS encoding phosphoglycerate mutase family protein has protein sequence MSEGDFRILGDLDVVPGGARCALLIRHADRDGPLTKLIDDSVSINARGEERAKSFGKHIRNRDGLRFHSSPVGRCVRTCECISRGYGSKVEIQPSAVIGMKGPFILRPKEATQLMTELGLVHFVDAYIKGELDPTVVMPGAEGAQRLISWTACKMRSGAPGTRIAVTHDLILTPVLRHLFDYDVHGLGLIDFLDGFVLYEQGARMLALYDGKEVDVTSMSVPLYR, from the coding sequence ATGAGCGAAGGCGATTTCCGCATCCTGGGCGATCTGGACGTCGTTCCTGGAGGAGCGCGATGCGCGCTGCTCATCCGCCACGCCGACCGGGACGGTCCGCTGACGAAGCTCATCGACGATTCGGTGAGCATCAACGCACGGGGGGAGGAGCGAGCGAAGAGCTTCGGAAAGCACATCCGGAACCGAGACGGCCTGCGCTTTCATTCCTCCCCGGTGGGCAGGTGCGTGCGGACCTGCGAATGCATTTCCCGAGGATATGGAAGCAAGGTCGAGATCCAGCCCTCCGCCGTCATCGGCATGAAAGGTCCTTTCATCCTCAGGCCGAAGGAGGCCACGCAGCTGATGACCGAGCTGGGTTTGGTGCATTTCGTGGATGCATACATCAAAGGCGAGCTCGATCCGACCGTGGTCATGCCCGGTGCGGAAGGCGCTCAACGGCTGATATCGTGGACGGCCTGCAAGATGCGCTCTGGTGCGCCAGGTACGAGGATCGCGGTCACCCACGACCTCATCCTCACGCCCGTGCTCAGGCACCTCTTCGATTACGACGTTCATGGCCTGGGCTTGATAGACTTCCTGGACGGATTCGTTCTGTATGAGCAGGGGGCCAGGATGCTCGCCCTCTACGACGGAAAAGAGGTGGATGTGACCTCGATGTCCGTTCCCCTTTACCGATGA
- a CDS encoding PRC-barrel domain-containing protein, translating to MRVEDIIGDEVLSADAKVLGSVEGIGVDTESWKGRVLKIGLAKGLEAQLGVKKTLFGRSKFFVEVTYVESIADVITLSRKTDKLKEVAVDGSMIPTMAGDILLKRIVSSEGEQVGTVDELYFDEKRNWTMPYIQAKMTKELKKQFDARKFKAGLVKIPTVQVRTVGDVVMLDVSMQQLKDIIEHSPG from the coding sequence ATCCGGGTAGAGGATATCATCGGGGATGAGGTGCTGAGCGCCGACGCCAAGGTCCTTGGCAGCGTGGAAGGCATCGGAGTGGACACGGAGAGCTGGAAGGGCCGAGTGCTGAAGATCGGCTTGGCCAAGGGGCTGGAGGCGCAGCTGGGCGTGAAGAAGACGCTCTTCGGCAGGAGCAAGTTCTTCGTCGAGGTGACGTACGTGGAGAGCATTGCGGACGTCATCACTCTCTCCAGGAAGACCGACAAGCTGAAGGAAGTGGCGGTGGACGGCAGCATGATACCCACTATGGCCGGGGACATCCTGTTAAAGAGGATCGTTTCCTCCGAAGGGGAGCAGGTAGGCACCGTGGACGAGCTGTACTTCGACGAGAAGCGCAACTGGACCATGCCGTACATCCAAGCCAAGATGACCAAGGAGCTGAAGAAGCAGTTCGACGCGCGCAAGTTCAAGGCCGGACTGGTGAAGATCCCCACCGTTCAAGTGCGCACGGTCGGCGACGTGGTAATGCTGGACGTGAGCATGCAGCAGCTCAAGGACATCATCGAGCATTCGCCGGGATAG
- a CDS encoding Ig-like domain-containing protein, protein MVRCGRRAIASVFALAILSSTFTMTIVAPQVEASPAFLPPQQFAFPNDQITPRMTATSDLNITLVWATEAPGRSNIYALSSFDGGGSWTVPKRVDSYPSTFIHCQDPAIASNSSGAVFVVWSDDRSGTFRTYFSRSLDQGVNFATDMLVTMTTTGNQTVPDIAVKDDIIYVVWAEYVPGKDPDIYLARSNDSGQSFMSPVRVDHTGTSQAYQSHPTVCVNGSKVFVAWHGFTIDTNYNIYGSISLNAGASFVADIRVSDSSLDYEHARPDASFTPDGRIVVVWQDKRSGNFDIRSSYSSDNATTFTTSIKGPEHLSGPDQMDPRIAIDYRGITHLVYREGGGAVQDKVMYASSSRLASFSSSIPIRLAATDVLQEQPFVLTTPNGTVAVAYDSNEPGTKDVYFTHMLIPNIPPTVEILSPPNGSVVTGEFTITGNATDPDAIDPLHPSPFQVQVMMLNDSIVVVPWTDVSLVALPSWSYLLNSTDFDNGNYTILARSSDSLSYSDVVSINITISNAAPKQLDLIIQSSSLVFDPAAPYVGDAVNLTADVLNHGNSDAHYVAVGFYVDGAKIAQVNWSVVPAQGQVRQVRAQWHAVLGTHNISVMADANNSIPETNESNNEAWKDIVVVARPVFKPDLEVTAANITFAPSTIYENDTVSISVMVYNKGNWVASNAVISIHNETGLVANRSVSIAPGVASLVEVEWPFVPLGLHTIIVYADPQYLLGEWSYANNQAEKQFTVLPVVIDRPDLLFSTGVMLTPSPPALTDGDQATVMVMVSNDGTAPAYNVDVQFKLDGSNLNVTRIATLAPGTTEDVVLQWSAVQGHHNISVQLDYENNITEYNETNNQAWRQFDVRVRAFYIADLVLTQGNVTLYPTSPSVGTLCRINATVVNLGNDTVYNVHIVVQIDGNPLNGVLYIDRLDPNEFAQVNVTWPPTSWGPHQIKVLVDPQNEIHEMSEGNNNITVNVDLGSEPINIKPGDVVLPIWIIAGVVLVIGAFAFYRRRKRKQ, encoded by the coding sequence ATGGTCCGCTGCGGTAGAAGAGCGATCGCCTCGGTCTTTGCCCTGGCGATCTTGTCGTCGACGTTCACCATGACCATCGTGGCGCCTCAGGTGGAAGCTTCGCCCGCTTTTCTACCGCCTCAGCAGTTCGCATTCCCCAACGATCAGATCACGCCCCGCATGACCGCCACCTCGGACCTGAACATCACTCTGGTCTGGGCCACGGAGGCTCCTGGGCGCTCCAACATCTACGCCCTCAGTTCCTTCGATGGAGGAGGGTCCTGGACCGTCCCTAAGCGTGTGGATTCCTATCCTAGCACGTTCATCCACTGCCAGGACCCGGCCATCGCCTCCAATTCCTCAGGGGCGGTCTTCGTGGTCTGGAGCGACGACCGCAGCGGCACCTTCCGCACTTACTTCTCTCGATCGCTAGACCAAGGCGTCAACTTCGCCACCGATATGCTCGTGACCATGACGACGACGGGCAACCAGACCGTCCCGGACATCGCCGTCAAGGACGACATCATCTACGTTGTCTGGGCGGAGTACGTGCCGGGCAAGGACCCGGACATCTACCTGGCCCGGTCCAATGATTCGGGGCAGAGCTTCATGTCCCCGGTGAGAGTGGATCATACCGGAACGTCGCAGGCCTACCAAAGCCACCCGACCGTCTGCGTGAACGGCAGCAAGGTCTTCGTGGCCTGGCATGGTTTCACGATCGACACCAACTACAACATCTATGGATCGATCAGCCTCAACGCCGGGGCTAGCTTCGTAGCCGATATCCGGGTTTCTGACAGTTCATTGGACTACGAGCACGCCCGTCCGGACGCCAGCTTCACTCCCGACGGCAGGATAGTGGTCGTCTGGCAGGACAAGCGGTCCGGCAACTTCGATATTCGTTCATCTTATTCGAGCGACAACGCGACCACGTTCACCACATCGATCAAGGGCCCGGAACATCTGAGTGGTCCTGACCAGATGGACCCTCGCATCGCCATCGACTACCGGGGCATAACCCATCTGGTTTACCGGGAAGGAGGGGGGGCGGTACAGGACAAGGTGATGTACGCTTCCTCTTCGCGCCTGGCGTCCTTCTCTTCATCCATACCCATACGCTTAGCGGCCACGGACGTGCTGCAGGAGCAACCTTTCGTCCTTACCACACCTAACGGGACGGTGGCGGTGGCCTACGACTCCAACGAGCCAGGCACCAAGGACGTCTACTTCACGCACATGCTAATCCCCAACATCCCGCCGACGGTCGAGATCCTCTCTCCGCCGAACGGGAGCGTCGTCACAGGCGAATTCACTATCACCGGCAATGCCACCGACCCGGACGCCATCGATCCGCTGCATCCTTCTCCTTTCCAGGTGCAGGTGATGATGCTCAACGATTCCATCGTCGTGGTCCCTTGGACGGATGTGAGCCTCGTTGCTCTGCCTTCGTGGAGCTATCTCCTCAACTCCACGGACTTCGACAACGGCAACTACACCATCCTCGCCCGATCCTCCGATTCTCTCTCTTATTCGGACGTGGTGAGCATCAACATCACCATCTCCAACGCTGCCCCGAAGCAGCTCGACCTGATCATCCAGAGCAGCTCATTGGTGTTCGATCCCGCTGCGCCTTACGTCGGGGACGCGGTAAATCTCACCGCGGACGTGCTCAACCACGGCAACTCGGACGCGCATTACGTGGCGGTGGGGTTCTACGTCGATGGTGCGAAGATAGCGCAGGTCAATTGGAGCGTGGTTCCGGCCCAAGGGCAGGTCCGCCAGGTGCGAGCGCAATGGCATGCGGTCCTGGGCACACACAACATCAGCGTCATGGCGGACGCGAACAATTCCATACCCGAGACGAACGAGAGCAACAATGAGGCCTGGAAGGACATCGTGGTGGTGGCAAGGCCGGTCTTCAAGCCGGACCTGGAGGTCACCGCCGCCAACATCACTTTCGCTCCATCGACCATCTACGAGAACGATACCGTCAGCATCAGCGTGATGGTGTACAACAAAGGCAACTGGGTGGCCTCGAACGCGGTCATCTCCATCCATAATGAGACCGGGCTCGTGGCCAATCGCTCAGTGAGCATCGCGCCGGGGGTTGCCTCCCTCGTTGAAGTAGAATGGCCTTTCGTGCCTCTTGGCCTGCATACCATCATAGTGTACGCCGACCCGCAATACCTCCTTGGAGAGTGGAGCTATGCCAACAACCAAGCGGAGAAGCAGTTCACCGTTCTCCCGGTGGTCATCGATCGACCGGACCTGCTGTTCTCCACCGGCGTCATGCTCACGCCCTCTCCCCCAGCTCTTACGGACGGAGACCAGGCCACCGTCATGGTCATGGTCAGCAACGATGGCACCGCTCCCGCCTACAACGTGGACGTGCAGTTCAAGCTGGACGGTTCCAATCTGAACGTGACACGGATCGCTACGCTGGCTCCCGGGACCACTGAGGACGTGGTGCTGCAATGGAGCGCCGTCCAAGGGCATCACAACATCAGCGTGCAATTGGACTACGAGAACAACATCACCGAGTATAACGAAACGAACAACCAGGCCTGGAGGCAGTTCGATGTGCGCGTTCGAGCTTTCTACATCGCCGACCTGGTGCTCACCCAGGGGAACGTGACATTGTACCCGACCAGTCCAAGCGTGGGGACGCTCTGTCGCATCAACGCCACGGTTGTGAACTTAGGCAACGACACCGTCTACAACGTCCACATCGTCGTGCAGATCGATGGAAACCCACTGAACGGTGTGCTCTACATAGACAGGCTCGATCCGAACGAGTTCGCTCAGGTGAACGTCACCTGGCCCCCCACCAGTTGGGGGCCGCATCAGATCAAGGTGTTGGTGGATCCGCAGAACGAGATTCACGAGATGAGCGAGGGCAACAACAACATCACTGTGAACGTGGATCTGGGCTCGGAGCCCATCAACATCAAGCCGGGCGACGTGGTGCTGCCCATCTGGATCATCGCCGGCGTCGTTCTAGTAATAGGGGCCTTCGCCTTCTACCGGCGTCGAAAGCGCAAGCAGTGA
- a CDS encoding flippase produces MNAASDILIGRRSVVFLAFRLASSLLGFVGLFFMTRYLGSDVYGTIALTMSLLATFNLFSDLGFGSAHVKRVSEGQDINDCVSTYAAVKIILTVITVVVTVVALLIWSTYLGGSITGETGSLILLFLLFNVLYNLSSIATTTYNATMEVFKSQLNGLVEVCIRIPLVIFVSYNRMGAIPLAYAYVIGALAVVSTGLFFLHRDKIKFRRPTLFRSYLKFALPLALISVVGAVAGNMDKLFIGYFDSPTAVGYYSSSQVFLSIFALIGAAVATMTFPSFSKLHMNGNMDEIRKLTKQAERYISMIGMPVTVIIIFFPTETAKVMLGSNFAAAGEPIRYLAIATMLGLLNQVHSSQVLAVNRPDLSAKLTLLSFMIATPLLLVFVPASLFGVQLFGMSYTGAAVASMLVAAIMFVVTRYIVHRLTGTGSNPRILLHVLAAIVAGLVIYSFSGVFPLDGWLHMIIYGLVSMEAFLLTLWLMREFDRDDMLYFLDLLNVRKLWHYVKGEMKGNRE; encoded by the coding sequence GTGAATGCCGCCAGCGATATCTTGATCGGCCGTCGCTCAGTCGTCTTCCTCGCCTTCAGGCTCGCCTCTTCTCTGCTGGGCTTCGTAGGCCTGTTCTTCATGACCCGGTATCTCGGGTCCGACGTCTACGGGACGATAGCGCTGACGATGTCGCTTCTGGCGACGTTCAATTTGTTCTCGGATTTGGGCTTCGGCAGCGCGCACGTGAAGCGAGTCTCGGAAGGGCAGGACATAAACGACTGCGTCTCCACCTACGCCGCGGTCAAGATCATCCTCACCGTGATAACGGTGGTCGTGACGGTGGTCGCGCTGCTCATCTGGTCCACGTACTTGGGCGGTTCGATAACCGGTGAGACCGGCTCCCTGATCCTGCTCTTCCTGCTCTTCAACGTGCTCTACAACCTCTCCTCCATCGCCACCACCACCTACAACGCCACCATGGAGGTCTTCAAGTCGCAGCTGAACGGACTGGTGGAGGTGTGCATACGCATCCCCCTGGTGATCTTCGTATCGTACAACCGGATGGGGGCCATCCCCCTCGCCTACGCCTACGTCATCGGCGCATTGGCGGTGGTATCGACCGGGCTGTTCTTCCTCCACCGGGACAAGATCAAGTTCCGCCGGCCCACTCTCTTCCGTTCGTACCTCAAGTTCGCTCTGCCCTTGGCGCTCATCTCCGTCGTCGGCGCGGTGGCGGGCAACATGGACAAGCTGTTCATCGGATACTTCGACAGTCCTACCGCAGTGGGATACTATTCCTCCAGCCAAGTGTTCCTGAGCATCTTCGCTTTGATCGGGGCGGCCGTGGCCACCATGACCTTCCCCTCGTTCTCGAAGCTGCACATGAACGGCAACATGGACGAGATACGCAAGCTGACCAAGCAGGCGGAACGCTACATCTCCATGATCGGTATGCCCGTCACGGTGATAATCATCTTTTTTCCGACCGAGACCGCCAAGGTCATGCTCGGTTCGAATTTCGCCGCTGCCGGTGAACCGATCCGGTACTTAGCAATAGCGACCATGCTGGGGCTCCTCAACCAGGTGCATTCGTCCCAGGTCTTGGCCGTCAATCGACCGGACCTATCCGCCAAGCTCACTCTTCTGAGCTTCATGATCGCCACCCCCTTGCTACTGGTCTTCGTCCCCGCCAGCCTCTTTGGGGTGCAGCTGTTCGGGATGTCCTACACCGGTGCGGCCGTCGCCTCGATGCTTGTCGCAGCCATCATGTTCGTGGTCACGAGGTACATAGTGCACCGTCTCACCGGCACAGGCTCCAATCCGAGGATCTTGCTCCATGTTCTCGCCGCGATCGTGGCAGGCCTAGTGATCTACTCCTTCTCCGGCGTCTTCCCACTGGACGGCTGGCTGCACATGATCATCTACGGCCTGGTCTCCATGGAGGCTTTCCTTCTGACGCTCTGGCTGATGCGCGAGTTCGACCGAGATGACATGCTGTACTTCCTCGACCTCCTCAACGTGAGGAAGCTTTGGCACTATGTGAAGGGAGAGATGAAGGGCAACAGGGAATAG